The proteins below are encoded in one region of Candidatus Bathyarchaeota archaeon A05DMB-5:
- a CDS encoding winged helix-turn-helix transcriptional regulator — protein sequence MKVDEVFSSKLRMKILKILTQVGELNVSEIARRLGVNYNTTSKHLKVLEDEGILQHKVFGRIRLYRFNEHSPKARAVQNLVEVWEHANKR from the coding sequence ATGAAAGTAGACGAGGTTTTTTCTTCAAAACTTAGAATGAAAATTTTGAAAATTTTAACGCAAGTTGGCGAACTTAATGTTTCTGAAATTGCCCGCAGACTTGGCGTTAACTACAACACGACAAGTAAACATCTGAAAGTTTTGGAAGACGAGGGCATTCTTCAACATAAAGTGTTCGGAAGAATCCGCTTATACAGGTTTAATGAACATTCACCAAAGGCTAGAGCTGTTCAAAACCTGGTGGAAGTTTGGGAACATGCAAATAAGAGATAG
- the moaC gene encoding cyclic pyranopterin monophosphate synthase MoaC: protein MIDVSNKPEVFREATATGIVKLKTQTIRLIKEGKIAKGDPINTAKIAGILAAKKTSALIPLCHPLPLTSVEVEIKVLDKSVQVFSTVKTKAQTGVEMEALVATAVSLLTIWDMVKQYEKDAKGQYPYTLIENIRVVKKVKEGVSSERKHKKA from the coding sequence ATGATTGATGTGTCTAATAAACCAGAAGTCTTCCGAGAAGCAACCGCGACAGGAATCGTCAAGCTGAAAACCCAAACCATACGTCTAATTAAAGAGGGGAAGATTGCAAAGGGAGACCCCATCAACACGGCGAAAATAGCTGGAATTCTGGCCGCTAAAAAAACAAGTGCTCTAATCCCGCTTTGCCACCCTCTTCCTTTAACAAGCGTTGAAGTTGAAATAAAAGTTTTAGACAAATCTGTGCAAGTGTTTTCCACTGTTAAGACGAAGGCTCAAACAGGTGTTGAAATGGAAGCCTTAGTGGCGACTGCTGTTAGTCTTTTGACGATTTGGGACATGGTTAAACAATACGAAAAAGACGCGAAAGGACAATATCCATACACGCTTATTGAAAACATTCGCGTCGTGAAGAAAGTTAAAGAGGGCGTTTCGAGTGAGCGAAAGCACAAAAAAGCATAA